A region from the Bradyrhizobium sp. CCBAU 53340 genome encodes:
- a CDS encoding carbohydrate ABC transporter permease, which translates to MRVNRSTPANLILNLLVGVCAFILAFPLIWILMMSLKQQAEVMTWPPTFLFSPTLENFRVLFDVAQAGATSYGTIKVDFLTPITNSVVIALGSVIVSLLVGVPAGYVLARRDIPLKEDIAFFILGFRFAPVLLVVIPLFSVFQTIGLYDTYLGMIWVYQVVTLPMIVWLSRSYIEDIPKDIEEAAAMDGAKPVRVVLHIVLPLLKPGLIGASLLIFLLAWHNFALGLMLSSTKAPVTVALLKLLNPGVQFYPVMAAGLVVTMIIPVILIVIGQRHLERGLTFGAVK; encoded by the coding sequence ATGCGCGTCAATCGTTCGACTCCCGCCAATCTGATCCTCAACCTGCTCGTGGGCGTTTGCGCATTTATCCTAGCTTTTCCGCTTATCTGGATATTGATGATGTCGCTGAAGCAGCAGGCCGAAGTCATGACCTGGCCACCGACCTTTCTGTTCTCGCCGACCCTGGAGAATTTTCGCGTGCTGTTTGATGTCGCCCAGGCGGGGGCGACCAGCTATGGCACCATCAAAGTCGATTTCTTGACGCCGATCACCAACAGCGTCGTCATAGCGCTGGGCTCGGTCATCGTGTCTCTGCTCGTGGGCGTGCCGGCCGGCTACGTGCTGGCGCGGCGCGACATACCTCTCAAAGAGGACATTGCGTTCTTCATTCTTGGATTCCGCTTTGCCCCGGTTCTCCTGGTCGTCATCCCGCTCTTCAGCGTATTCCAGACCATCGGGCTATATGACACCTATCTCGGCATGATCTGGGTCTACCAGGTGGTCACACTGCCGATGATCGTCTGGCTGAGCCGCTCCTACATCGAGGACATCCCCAAGGACATCGAGGAGGCGGCTGCCATGGACGGCGCCAAACCCGTTCGCGTCGTGCTGCACATCGTGCTGCCACTGTTGAAGCCAGGACTGATCGGAGCCTCATTGCTCATCTTCCTGCTCGCCTGGCACAATTTTGCCCTCGGTCTAATGCTGAGCTCGACCAAGGCGCCGGTGACGGTCGCTCTGCTCAAGCTTCTCAATCCGGGCGTGCAGTTCTATCCCGTCATGGCGGCCGGGCTCGTCGTGACGATGATCATTCCCGTCATCCTGATCGTCATTGGCCAGCGTCACCTCGAACGCGGCCTCACCTTCGGTGCCGTAAAATGA
- a CDS encoding ABC transporter permease codes for MILFFSWQQPFFRTFANAMFILQAASVVAVIGLGATVSMTVGGFDLSVGASMSLAVMAATAAMVIGDLGGAPAILIAVAAGVAVGLFNTFLIVYARIPDLVATLSGLFLINGLTLLGVSGQSIAEGMSFNGNVAPGKFSPLFGWLGGGRLFGIPASVVVAGLIFIVVIVLLNYTRWGRAFYAVGGNPIAAAAAGIRVARYRMAAYLISGALAAIAGVMLAARSNRGDVNVGDAYLLQAVSAALVGYAVLGANKANAVGTLVGAVFVATLINGLTMFNFPYYAQSFVQGVLLVVALLMSYTLGPRRR; via the coding sequence ATGATTCTGTTCTTCTCCTGGCAGCAGCCGTTCTTCCGCACGTTCGCCAATGCAATGTTTATCCTGCAAGCGGCCTCGGTGGTCGCGGTGATCGGGCTTGGCGCCACGGTTTCGATGACGGTCGGCGGATTCGACCTGTCCGTAGGAGCGTCGATGTCGCTTGCGGTGATGGCAGCAACCGCGGCGATGGTGATCGGCGACCTCGGTGGCGCCCCAGCGATTCTGATCGCCGTGGCGGCGGGCGTCGCGGTCGGCCTATTCAACACTTTTCTCATTGTCTACGCCCGCATCCCCGATCTGGTGGCAACGCTCTCCGGCTTGTTCCTCATCAACGGGTTGACCTTGCTCGGCGTCTCGGGCCAGTCGATCGCGGAGGGTATGTCGTTCAACGGCAATGTCGCTCCGGGCAAGTTCTCGCCGCTATTCGGCTGGCTAGGTGGTGGGCGGCTGTTCGGTATCCCAGCGTCAGTCGTGGTCGCAGGTCTGATATTCATCGTCGTCATTGTGCTGCTCAATTACACGCGGTGGGGGCGGGCCTTCTACGCCGTTGGGGGCAATCCGATCGCAGCCGCGGCGGCCGGCATCCGCGTGGCGCGTTATCGCATGGCGGCATACCTGATCTCCGGCGCGTTGGCAGCAATCGCCGGAGTCATGTTAGCGGCCCGCTCCAACCGGGGCGACGTCAATGTGGGCGACGCGTACTTGCTGCAGGCCGTGTCCGCCGCGCTCGTGGGATATGCCGTGCTTGGCGCCAACAAAGCGAATGCCGTCGGTACGCTGGTTGGCGCGGTCTTCGTCGCCACACTAATCAACGGACTGACAATGTTCAATTTCCCGTACTACGCGCAAAGCTTCGTTCAGGGAGTGCTGCTCGTGGTCGCGTTGCTGATGAGTTACACGCTTGGCCCACGCCGCCGTTGA
- a CDS encoding ribokinase yields MNTRPLMFFGTTNLDLCFNVERLPTPGESLMGGLTRYPGGKGANQAVAAARLGLKPHFYTRLGDDDAGHWLLQSLMQAGVRADAIQISAGEVSGSALVMVGDDGSNMIVIDPGTNLNVTPEMIERAAEFIARDAIVVAEMGMPISALNRLFEMKADKGFELIFKPAPVRPGLSPAAWASVDFVTPNQTEAFELTGIEVLDFHTAAGAALKLLDLGPAAALITLGAQGAYYADKKQSFSLRAFPVKVVDTTAAGDAFNGAFAASLAESLPLREAVRRALAVAALCVTRRGAQSSMPSREAVGEFLQSQTILELE; encoded by the coding sequence ATGAACACCCGGCCATTGATGTTCTTCGGAACGACGAATCTCGATCTCTGCTTCAACGTCGAGCGACTGCCGACTCCAGGTGAAAGCCTGATGGGCGGCTTGACCCGTTACCCCGGAGGCAAGGGCGCCAATCAGGCCGTTGCTGCCGCCCGGCTTGGCCTCAAGCCACATTTCTACACGCGTCTCGGCGATGACGATGCCGGCCACTGGCTGTTGCAGTCCCTGATGCAGGCCGGCGTTCGCGCAGATGCCATTCAGATCTCTGCGGGCGAGGTCTCCGGTTCAGCCCTGGTCATGGTCGGCGACGACGGCTCGAACATGATCGTCATAGACCCTGGCACGAATTTGAACGTGACACCCGAGATGATCGAGCGCGCGGCCGAGTTCATCGCGCGCGATGCAATCGTTGTTGCGGAAATGGGGATGCCGATCTCGGCCCTTAATCGGCTCTTCGAGATGAAGGCGGACAAGGGTTTTGAACTCATCTTCAAGCCGGCGCCGGTCAGGCCCGGGCTTTCACCGGCCGCGTGGGCAAGCGTTGACTTCGTCACGCCGAACCAGACGGAAGCCTTTGAGCTCACAGGGATCGAAGTCCTCGACTTCCACACAGCCGCGGGCGCGGCCTTAAAGCTTCTCGATCTCGGTCCAGCTGCCGCCCTAATCACCTTGGGCGCGCAGGGCGCTTACTATGCCGACAAGAAGCAATCTTTTTCTCTGCGCGCCTTCCCGGTGAAGGTCGTGGATACCACGGCCGCAGGGGATGCTTTCAATGGCGCCTTCGCCGCTTCATTGGCTGAGAGCCTGCCCTTGAGGGAAGCCGTACGAAGGGCGCTCGCGGTGGCAGCCCTGTGCGTGACGCGCCGCGGTGCTCAAAGCTCGATGCCGAGCCGCGAGGCGGTTGGCGAATTTCTGCAATCACAAACGATCCTGGAGTTGGAATGA
- a CDS encoding carbohydrate ABC transporter permease, whose product MTLQSSASQLASSQDRRIKSAEEPRLDWWSIAAIAPAIVILVGFLLLFFYGVYQSLTDLRFGRPLVHFIGLNNYAALIKTEDFWNSIRATLVYSGSAVLAEAAFGLALAKLFATEVFLARVMRPVILLPLVLPPMSVALMWTTMMDPQNGIMNYLLSLVGIGRFAWISDPVTAMFSLVLIDVWTYTPFFALIIFAGLQGINEEVREAARVNGAKGLATFLHIEQPLIAPYILIAAVFRLIESLNQFDIIFGTTQGGPGNSTSVLSVRAYITAFQNLAFGRGAALMVVNWLIVLVGTFAMVKLWRFVRQRVS is encoded by the coding sequence GTGACGCTGCAGTCTTCGGCCAGCCAACTTGCCTCCTCACAGGATCGGCGGATCAAGAGCGCTGAGGAGCCGCGTCTTGACTGGTGGAGCATTGCAGCAATTGCGCCAGCCATCGTCATACTTGTAGGATTTCTGCTTCTGTTCTTCTACGGCGTCTATCAGTCGTTGACTGACCTCAGGTTCGGTCGCCCCTTGGTCCACTTCATCGGCCTCAACAATTACGCGGCGCTGATTAAGACAGAGGATTTCTGGAATAGCATTCGCGCGACGCTGGTCTACTCTGGATCCGCCGTCCTTGCCGAGGCAGCCTTCGGTCTCGCGCTTGCCAAGCTGTTCGCGACCGAAGTCTTCCTGGCCCGCGTGATGCGGCCGGTCATTCTCCTGCCCCTCGTCCTACCCCCGATGAGCGTAGCGCTCATGTGGACGACCATGATGGACCCACAAAACGGGATCATGAATTATCTGTTGTCGCTTGTCGGGATCGGCCGATTTGCCTGGATCTCAGATCCCGTGACCGCAATGTTCTCCCTGGTCCTGATCGACGTATGGACCTACACGCCCTTCTTCGCACTCATCATCTTCGCCGGCCTTCAGGGCATCAATGAAGAGGTGAGAGAAGCCGCGCGCGTTAACGGTGCGAAGGGCTTGGCGACCTTTCTGCACATCGAGCAGCCTCTGATTGCTCCCTACATTCTGATCGCGGCGGTGTTTCGGCTGATCGAGTCTCTCAACCAGTTCGACATCATCTTCGGGACAACCCAAGGCGGGCCCGGCAACAGCACTTCGGTTCTTTCGGTACGTGCCTACATCACCGCGTTCCAGAATCTCGCTTTTGGGCGTGGCGCCGCACTGATGGTGGTCAATTGGCTGATCGTGCTAGTCGGGACGTTCGCCATGGTCAAGCTCTGGCGCTTTGTTCGCCAGCGCGTCAGCTGA